From Chryseobacterium shandongense, the proteins below share one genomic window:
- the udk gene encoding uridine kinase codes for MLVIGIAGGTGSGKTTVVDKIIQQLDIEGMNILSQDNYYHDNHNLTLVEREALNYDHPKSIDFDLLIKHVKALKNNEPIEQPVYSFVTHSRTGDHVTVEPKNVLVVEGILVLTNKELLKEFDLKVFVHADSDERLIRRIRRDTQERGRDLNEVLHRYQTTLKPMHQEFIEPSKNEADLIIPNMRQNSVAIDFLTTVIKNSLRKH; via the coding sequence ATGCTTGTAATAGGAATTGCAGGAGGCACCGGATCCGGCAAAACTACGGTTGTCGATAAAATAATTCAACAGCTTGATATTGAAGGAATGAACATCCTGTCTCAGGATAATTATTATCATGATAATCACAATCTTACATTGGTAGAACGAGAAGCTCTAAATTATGATCATCCCAAGTCCATCGATTTTGATTTACTGATAAAACATGTAAAAGCGCTAAAGAACAATGAACCGATAGAACAGCCTGTTTACAGCTTTGTAACCCATTCCAGAACTGGTGACCACGTTACTGTAGAACCTAAAAATGTACTGGTGGTAGAAGGAATTCTTGTCCTTACGAATAAAGAACTTTTAAAGGAATTTGACCTTAAAGTATTTGTACATGCAGATTCTGATGAAAGACTGATCAGAAGAATACGAAGAGACACGCAGGAGAGAGGAAGGGACCTGAACGAAGTTCTGCACCGGTATCAAACTACTCTCAAACCGATGCATCAGGAATTCATTGAGCCTTCCAAAAACGAAGCGGATCTTATCATCCCTAATATGAGACAGAATTCGGTTGCCATTGATTTTTTAACGACTGTCATTAAAAACTCTCTGAGAAAACATTAA